The sequence below is a genomic window from Acanthopagrus latus isolate v.2019 chromosome 12, fAcaLat1.1, whole genome shotgun sequence.
ATGACATAACAGACTTCACTGATGGTATGTGTGAATAACTGGAGgtttaaatcatgaataaattaacatgaacaaagtcttttcttcttgttgtcaTTCTAGGCTCTTGGATCAGGGTTTAACaccccttttccactggtcaaaaatcctACTTAAACCCACTAACGTCAGGATTTTATgtgcaatgtgaatgtgtaaactctgcatttacacccaGGTGAGTTGACTCTGTAGTAGACACGTGTTTTTATCACCTTGGCTCAGCTGTGATCTAAATGTAAGACCTGGGTGAACGAGCTCCCCGGCACGAAGTGATGACGTCTATCAACATCAGGTGCTGGTGCATAAATAAAGTATGTGGCCTATTAAAGACGTTTTACTACTGGACACGGCATTTGAGTTGGAGTCCAGTTCATTCCTaagaaagctgctcagtggtgtttttaaGCTAAAAAAGTTCGACTTCCTGATCATGAAAATACCTCGATTGCTGATCGAGTTGACTAACTTCCAGTTTTGTGCCCGACTAACTTGAagggacacaaaaacattttatcgtCCGGCTCTTGTAGACTTTTCAACTCATattggaccgaatggctcaaatcatgacagtgaaacgagtcGTGTTGCTGCGGTTGTGACGCTCGGACTAATGTATCCACCGTTTTACAGACGTTTGGGTTTTTCACGACTTTTCACGGGTTCACCAGCATTTATAATCTGGTGTAGACCCACTAGATTTGGTGGAGAGGCGGCATAAGTCAAATTGGGATCCATTAGCGGTAGCCACGCTGCTAACACTATCTTTGCGACAGCGGTAATACGACAGGGTGACACTCGGAGCGAGGGGGGATAGAAGGGTCGCCTGGTTCAGCTTTAAATTTGGTGTTGAATTGAAATATTGTGTAATCGCTCTACCGGTTCTTCACTGTCTCACTCGTCTCTTGTTTATTTCATGGCCAGGCAGTCGTTCAGTAACACCCCCACCAAACACACCGAGGCCATTATCATACATGTGCACATGGACACACGCAGTTTAATGATTGGCTGGATTTTGCTGGTTGGTGTCGTCACAGGAGATGCTGATCAGCTGACGTtacttttctctttgtgttcatgtttgtttgatgtaTGTTTCGGGcagattaacatgtttttaccttttttttttttggcacgcTAGAGGCGTGACACCTCAGATAGGAGTGTTTGTTAAAGGTACacagaattttaatgtttacaatattaatgaggtaataacacaaaggcagaaacatttattcagccaatgaagatctcACTGAGCCCTGAGAACATTTGGTACTTAACAGACAAGATGAAGGACTGGAGTCATGTGCTCTCTGTTCCACACTCAGAAATAAGTGCTGCTGACTTTACGCCCGGCACCGCTCGGGTGTTTTCAAACCCGTTAAATGGAGACTTTTAGAAATGCAGCTGTATATTTCAGTTTGAATACTCCGGGGAAGTATTTTAACGTTGACAGGCAGAAACGGAGACATTTGAAAGCGGAGACGCCGACGTGAGTCACAACGTGTCCCCACCTGAACAGACATCCgcactgaaaacagcttttaattCATTAAGATAATGAATTTGTTGCTGACCCACTTTTCTATATCAGCATCTGTTGTGAAGTCAAATTGTGCCTTCTATAATGTCACTACTAGATAATGCTTCATGAGACAGTTCCGAGGTGTTTGGATGGGTGACACCAGGAGGAGTCAGTGCCTGGTGggatatattttattcatgaagtTGTGGTGGATGAGGGATGGTGAGGAAACGCTTTACTGTCCAGATCGGCCTTGATAAGCCTAAGATAAGTGAAAGACAAGGTATGCACGCTGGTAACATAGATGTTGTTTTACCTGAGTGACGAGAAAAGACTCTGTGTGAGACAGCTATCATACAGCAGTTTGAATCTTTATGAGAGTTTAGTTTGATAACTCCTGACTGTCGGTCAGCTGTTTTTAAccaagaaatgaaaagtgaacAGAATCAGAGGAAGAGTTAGAGAAACATCAGCAAAGTCTGAGGAGCCAAGAAATAATTTACAACTAAAAACgttgatgttttcaaatgtggagCAGGTTTTAACTGAAGCTTCGATgttaaacaggaaacaaagttcagattgacagagctgctcctcgTCCTGGACTGAGTCACAGCTCCATCAgccctccatcttcttcctcctctcacacagcagctccactctgtcactacatttccttgtttcctccccTTCAGATCTGCAGTTTGTGGTTGGCTGTAACTGAGCTGACAGGTTTCAttcgctgcacaaacacaccctgtTCAGATCAGAGTTCAGACTAGTTTCAGTTATCAGGAAGTGAAGCTCAGACAGTCGTTGTCACTGAGAGGTGAAATGGAGCAGAAAGCAGTTCAGCTGGACCGAGAGACTTTCTCTTGTCCGATCTGTttggatctactgaaggatccggtgactactccctgtggacacagctactgcaagAACTGTATTAAAGACCACTGGGACACAGAGCATGAGAAGAGGatctacagctgccctcagtgcaggaagagcttcataccgaggcctgagctgctgaaaaacaccatgttagcagctttagtggagcagctgaagaagactggactccaagctgctcctgctgatctctgctatgctggagctgaagatgtggcctgtgatttctgcactgggaggaaactgagagcagttaagtcctgtctggtctgtctggcctcttactgtgagaaacacctccagcctcattaTGATGTGGCTccattaaagaaacacaagctggtggagccgtcagagaagctccaggagaacatctgctctcgtcacgatgaggtgatgaagatgttctgccgtactgatcagcagtgtatctgttatctctgctctgtggacgaacataaaggccacgacacagtgtcagctgcagcagagaggactgagaggcagagagagctggaggggagtcgacacaacatccagcagagaatccaggacagagaggaagaagtgaagctgcttcaacaggaggtggaggccatcaatggctctgctgataaagcagtggagcacagtgagaagatcttcacccagctgatccgtctcatggagaaaagacgctctgatgtgaagcagcaggtcagatcccagcaggaaactgaagtgagtcgagtcaaagagcttcaggagaagctggagcaggagatcactgagctgaagaggaaagacgctgagctgaagaagctctcacacacagaggatcacaaccagtttctacacaactacccctcactgtcagcactcagtgagtctacacactcatccagcatcaacatccgtcctctcaagtactttgaggatgtgacagcagctgtgtcagagctcagagacaaactacaggacgtcctgagagacacatggaccaacatctcactgacagtgactgaagtggatgttttactgtcacCACCAAAAACCATGACCAGAGCTGACTTCTTAAGATATTCAtgtgaaatcacactggatccaaacacagcacacagacatctGTTATTATCAgaggggaacagaaaagcaacagtgAGTCAACATCAGTCTTATTCTGatcatccagacagattcactGGGTGTCCTCAGGTCCTgagtagagagagtctgactggacgttgttactgggaggttgagaggagagaaggaagaggaggagttgGTGTAGCAGTCGCATACAAGaatatcagcagagcagagaactCATCTGAATGTTTATTTGGATACAATGACAAATCTTGGATGTTATATTGTTCCACAGACGGTTCTAACTTTTGGTACAACAAAGTCCAAACTCCCGTCTCAGGTCGTCggtcctccagagttggagtgtacctggatcacagtgcaggtattctgtccttctacagcgtctctgactccatgactctcctccacagagtccagaccacattcactcagccgctctATGCTGGACTTAAGTttggcagtttgtttttttcctctggaggCTCTGCTGAGTTTTGTGAACTCAAATAGACTGAAGTCATTTCAGGGTCAGTgggttaaattgtgtgtttcagttcttcagacttgttgtgtttccatcattgttgctgagagctgattgttgtggcatttcttcactgcacacagatcacctgtcaatcaaacactgtgggCGGTACTTTGACGTcttcttgttgttctgtaaatgttggacTTTCTTCAGGCGGcgctccttcctgtgtctgttcagccACGGAGGCTCTCGCTGCTCATgatgacttcacttcacatgaTCATAATCAATAAGGAGATGCTTCATTATTTGCTTGTACATAGCTGAgattctgctccaacacactgattgtgtggatgaagtgaatctgTTCATGAAATCATTGAACAAGAGTCATTTAACAGACTTTACTGATGGGACGTGTGAACAAACTTGAGAGTGTGTccatgttttgctgttttgaacAAAGGACGGTTCAGATTTTGATTCTCTTCATATTTTGTTCTGTTCACTGATTCTTCCATATTTTGAGGTGCGAGGCAACTCGTCTGTGAATCGTACTGAACTTTTGTATGTGTCAGAGAAAATAGCAATAAGACTAATTAACAAGttggatgaaagaaaacacagcaacagactgTTTATGATGCACTAAAGGACCACATCTAGGGTAGTAAAATATTAAGATATTCCAATTTTTGTTAATTAGTTTAATtctaaacaaagtgaaatgcGTATATCACCCTGACCATGACATAACAGACTTCACTGATGGTATGTGTGAATAACTGGAGgtttaaatcatgaataaattaacatgaacaaagtcttttcttcttgttgtcaTTCTAGGCTCTTGGATCAGGGTTTAACaccccttttccactggtcaaaaatcctACTTAAACCCACTAACGTCAGGATTTTATgtgcaatgtgaatgtgtaaactctgcatttacacccaGGTGAGTTGACTCTGTAGTAGACACGTGTTTTTATCACCTTGGCTCAGCTGTGATCTAAATGTAAGACCTGGGTGAACGAGCTCCCCGGCACGAAGTGATGACGTCTATCAACATCAGGTGCTGGTGCATAAATAAAGTATGTGGCCTATTAAAGACGTTTTACTACTGGACACGGCATTTGAGTTGGAGTCCAGTTCATTCCTaagaaagctgctcagtggtgtttttaaGCTAAAAAAGTTCGACTTCCTGATCATGAAAATACCTCGATTGCTGATCGAGTTGACTAACTTCCAGTTTTGTGCCCGACTAACTTGAAGGGACACGAAAACATTTTATCGTCCGGCTCTTGTAGACTTTTCAACTCATattggaccgaatggctcaaatcatgacagtgaaacgagtcGTGTTGCTGCGGTTGTGACGCTCGGACTAATGTATCCACCGTTTTACAGACGTTTGGGTTTTTCACGACTTTTCACGGGTTCACCAGCATTTATAATCTGGTGTAGACCCACTAGATTTGGTGGAGAGGCGGCATAAGTCAAATTGGGATCCATTAGCGGTAGCCACGCTGCTAACACTATCTTTGCGACAGCGGTAATACGACAGGGTGACACTCGGAGCGAGGGGGGATAGAAGGGTCGCCTGGTTCAGCTTTAAATTTGGTGTTGAATTGAAATATTGTGTAATCGCTCTACCTGGTCTTCACTGTCTCACTCGTCTCTTGTTTATTTCATGGCCAGGCAGTCGTTCAGTAACACCCCCACCAAACACACCGAGGCCATTATCATACATGTGCACATGGACACACGCAGTTTAATGATTGGCTGGATTTTGCTGGTTGGTGTCGTCACAGGAGATGCTGATCAGCTGACGTTACTTTtatctttgtgttcatgtttgtttgatgaatgttttgggcagattaacatgtttttacctttttttttttggcatgcTAGAGGCGTGACACCTCAGATGGGAGTGTTTGTTAAAGGTACacagaattttaatgtttacaatattaatgaggtaataacacaaaggcagaaacatttattcagccaatgaagatctcACTGAGCCCTGAGAACATTTGGTACTTAACAGACAAGATGAAGGACTGGAGTCATGTGTTCTCTGTTCCACACTCAGAAATAAGTGCTGCTGACTTTACGCCCGGCACCGCTCGGGTGTTTTCAAACCCGTTAAATGGAGACTTTTAGAAATGCAGCTGTATATTTCAGTTTGAATACTCCGGGGAAGTATTTTAACGTTGACAGGCAGAAACGGAGACATTTGAAAGTGGAGACGCCGACGTGAGTCACAACGTGTCCCCACCTGAACAGACATCCgcactgaaaacagcttttaattCATTAAGATAATGAATTTGTTGCTGACCCACTTTTCTATATCAGCATCTGTTGTGAAGTCAAATTGTGCCTTCTATGATGTCATTACTAGATAATGCTTCATGAGACAGTTCCGAGGTGTTTGGATGGGTGACACCAGGAGGAGTCAGTGCCTGGTGggatatattttattcatgaagtTGTGGTGGATGAGGGATGGTGAGGAAACGCTTGACTGTCCAGATCGGCCTTGATAAGCCTAAGATAAGTGAAAGACAAGGTATGCACGCTGGTAACATAGATGTTGTTTTACCTGAGTGACGAGAAAAGACTCTATCTGAGACAGCTATCATACAGCAGTTTGAATCTTTATGAGAGTTTAGTTTGATAACTCCTGACTGTCGGTCAGCTGTTTTTAAccaagaaatgaaaagtgaacAGAATCAGAGGAAGAGTTAGAGAAACATCAGCAAAGTCTGAGGAGCCAAGAAATAATTTACAACTAAAAACgttgatgttttcaaatgtggagCAGGTTTTAACTGAAGCTTCGATgttaaacaggaaacaaagttcagattgacagagctgctcctcgTCCTGGACTGAGTCACAGCTCCATCAgccctccatcttcttcctcctctcacacagcagctccactctgtcactacatttccttgtttcctccccTTCAGATCTGCAGTTTGTGGTTGGCTGTAACTGAGCTGACAGGTTTCAttcgctgcacaaacacaccctgtTCAGATCAGAGTTCAGACTAGTTTCAGTTATCAGGAAGTGAAGCTCAGACAGTCGTTGTCACTGAGAGGTGAAATGGAGCAGAAAGGAGTTCAGCTGGACCGAGAGACTTTCTCTTGTCCGATCTGTttggatctactgaaggatccggtgactactccctgtggacacagctactgcaagAACTGTATTAAAGACCACTGGGACACAGAGCATGAGAAGAGGatctacagctgccctcagtgcaggaagagcttcataccgaggcctgagctgctgaaaaacaccatgttagcagctttagtggagcagctgaagaagactggactccaagctgctcctgctgatctctgctatgctggagctgaagatgtggcctgtgatttctgcactgggaggaaactgagagcagttaagtcctgtctggtctgtctggcctcttactgtgagaaacacctccagcctcattaTGATGTGGCTccattaaagaaacacaagctggtggagccgtcagagaagctccaggagaacatctgctctcgtcacgatgaggtgatgaagatgttctgccgtactgatcagcagtgtatctgttatctctgctctgtggacgaacataaaggccacgacacagtgtcagctgcagcagagaggactgagaggcagagagagctggaggggagtcgacacaacatccagcagagaatccaggacagagaggaagaagtgaagctgcttcaacaggaggtggaggccatcaatggctctgctgataaagcagtggagcacagtgagaagatcttcacccagctgatccgtctcatggagaaaagacgctctgatgtgaagcagcaggtcagatcccagcaggaaactgaagtgagtcgagtcaaagagcttcaggagaagctggagcaggagatcactgagctgaagaggaaagacgctgagctgaagaagctctcacacacagaggatcacaaccagtttctacacaactacccctcactgtcagcactcagtgagtctacacactcatccagcatcaacatccgtcctctcaagtactttgaggatgtgacagcagctgtgtcagagctcagagacaaactacaggacgtcctgagagacacatggaccaacatctcactgacagtgactcaagtggatgttttactgtcacCACCAAAAACCATGACCAGAGCTGACTTCTTAAGATTTTCAtgtgaaatcacactggatccaaacacagcacacagacatctGTTATTATCAgaggggaacagaaaagcaacagtgAGTCAACATCAGTCTTATTCTGatcatccagacagattcactGTGTGGATTCAGGTCCTgagtagagagagtctgactggacgttgttactgggaggttgagaggagagaaggaagaggaggagttgGTGTAGCAGTCGCATACAAGaatatcagcagagcagagaactCATCTGAATGTTTATTTGGATACAATGACAAATCTTGGATGTTATATTGTTCCACAGACGGTTCTAACTTTTGGTACAACAAAGTCCAAACTCCCGTCTCAGGTCGTCggtcctccagagttggagtgtacctggatcacagtgcaggtattctgtccttctacagcgtctctgactccatgactctcctccacagagtccagaccacattcactcagccgctctATGCTGGACTTAAGTttggcagtttgtttttttcctctggaggCTCTGCTGAGTTTTGTGAACTCAAATAGACTGAAGTCATTTCAGGGTCAGTgggttaaattgtgtgtttcagttcttcagacttgttgtgtttccatcattgttgctgagagctgattgttgtggcatttcttcactgcacacagatcacctgtcaatcaaacactgtgggCGGTACTTTGACGTcttcttgttgttctgtaaatgttggacTTTCTTCAGGCGGcgctccttcctgtgtctgttcagccACGGAGGCTCTCGCTGCTCATgatgacttcacttcacatgaTCATAATCAATAAGGAGATGCTTCATTATTTGCTTGTACATAGCTGAgattctgctccaacacactgactgtgtggatgaagtgaatctgTTCATGAAATCATTGAACAAGAGTCGTTTAACAGACTTTACTGATGGGACGTGTGAACAAACTTGAGAGTGTGTccatgttttgctgttttgaacAAAGGACGGTTCAGATTTTGATTctcttcatattttgttgtgttcactgATTCTTCCATATTTTGAGGTGCGAGGCAACTCGTCTGTGAATCGTACTAAACTTTTGTATGTGTCAGAGAAAATAGCAATAAGACTAATTAACAAGttggatgaaagaaaacacagcaacagactgTTTATGATGCACTAAAGGACCACATCTAGGGTAGTAAAATATTAAGATATTCCAATTTTTATTAATTAGTTTAATtctaaacaaagtgaaatgcGTATATCACCCTGACCATGACATAACAGACTTCACTGATGATATGTGTGAATAACTGGAGgtttaaatcatgaataaattaacatgaacaaagtcttttcttcttgttgtcaTTCTAGGCTCTTGGATCAGGGTTTAACaccccttttccactggtcaaaaatcctACTCAAACCCACTAACGTCAGGATTTTATgtgcaatgtgaatgtgtaaactctgcatttacacccaGGTGAGTTGACTCTGTAGTAGACACGTGTTTTTATCACCTTGGCTCAGCTGTGATCTAAATGTAAGACCTGGGTGAACGAGCTCCCCGGCACAAAGTGATGACGTCTATCAACATCAGGTGGTGGTGCATAAATAAAGTATGTGGCCTATTAAAGACGTTTTACTACTGGACACGGCATTTGAGGTGGAGTCCAGTTCATTCCTaagaaagctgctcagtggtgtttttaaGCTAAAAAAGTTCGACTTCCTGATCATGAAAATACCTCGATTGCTGATCGACTTCCGGTTTCGTGCCCGGCTAACTTGAagggacacaaaaacattttatcgtCCGGCTCTTGTAGACTTTTCAACTCATattggaccgaatggctcaaatcatgacagtgaaacgagtcGTGTTGCTGCGGTTGTGACGCTCAGAATAATGTATCCACCGTTTTACAGACGTGTCTTTCACAGTgggtctgttgttgttttgggaaGTGGGAATGGGGTCAATAGGCGACATTTCATGGGTTCACCTGCATTTAAAATCTGGTGTAGACCCACTAGATTTGGTGGAGAGGCGGCATAAGTCAAATTGGGATCCATTAGCGGTAGCCACGCTGCTAACACTATCTTTGCGACAGCGGTAATACGACAGGGTAACACTCGGAGCGACCTGGTCGACCTGGTCTTCACTGTCTCACTCGTCTCTTGTTTATTTCATGGCCAGACAGTCGTTCAGGTTTCCATCTGAATGTAGTGCAAATGTTCACAACATCTGCAAAAGAAATATTTGTGAGTTAGTCAGAAAAGTTGGTGAGCAGAAACAAAAGTCAGGCTGTAAGTGgacttaaaaacataaataattgtGAACCTTGTCATGCAGATAAACCAGCAGGGCCTGGAAACTGTCTAACAGGTAATTACACAGTCAAACATCTTTAAACAGCCCACAAAGTTTCAGCAGATTTAATCTGgtaaaacacattaattaacTGCTCCTCCTCACACTTTAATATAAACGTAATAGATGCCCTCAGGTGAAATTTAACAAAAGAATATAAATTAACTTTAATGCATTAactctatttttttcctttatcgTAAATCTCACGGGGGGATTATGTTACACAGGTCCAACGTTATCAAAGGGGGCAATTTTTTGATATTAAATTCAGCCTGTTTCTTTTCAGGTGCTAATGAGTTGGAGTGAAATGATCACTTAATTCAACTGAACGCTGGGTTTGTGGGCTTGTTAGGTAAGTGAATAAATGGCGACTATTAATCATCTGACAGGGTTATGATCCGGAGgaattaattaatatttcattataaaCCCTGGTCATATAGAAATGAAAGCTTCAttgtatttcagttttaaagaaaagctTCAGCGTCTGcaaaaaacagaaccaaaacatttaaacacacaatgaaT
It includes:
- the LOC119029442 gene encoding tripartite motif-containing protein 16-like, whose amino-acid sequence is MEQKAVQLDRETFSCPICLDLLKDPVTTPCGHSYCKNCIKDHWDTEHEKRIYSCPQCRKSFIPRPELLKNTMLAALVEQLKKTGLQAAPADLCYAGAEDVACDFCTGRKLRAVKSCLVCLASYCEKHLQPHYDVAPLKKHKLVEPSEKLQENICSRHDEVMKMFCRTDQQCICYLCSVDEHKGHDTVSAAAERTERQRELEGSRHNIQQRIQDREEEVKLLQQEVEAINGSADKAVEHSEKIFTQLIRLMEKRRSDVKQQVRSQQETEVSRVKELQEKLEQEITELKRKDAELKKLSHTEDHNQFLHNYPSLSALSESTHSSSINIRPLKYFEDVTAAVSELRDKLQDVLRDTWTNISLTVTEVDVLLSPPKTMTRADFLRYSCEITLDPNTAHRHLLLSEGNRKATVSQHQSYSDHPDRFTGCPQVLSRESLTGRCYWEVERREGRGGVGVAVAYKNISRAENSSECLFGYNDKSWMLYCSTDGSNFWYNKVQTPVSGRRSSRVGVYLDHSAGILSFYSVSDSMTLLHRVQTTFTQPLYAGLKFGSLFFSSGGSAEFCELK
- the LOC119029402 gene encoding tripartite motif-containing protein 16-like — its product is MEQKGVQLDRETFSCPICLDLLKDPVTTPCGHSYCKNCIKDHWDTEHEKRIYSCPQCRKSFIPRPELLKNTMLAALVEQLKKTGLQAAPADLCYAGAEDVACDFCTGRKLRAVKSCLVCLASYCEKHLQPHYDVAPLKKHKLVEPSEKLQENICSRHDEVMKMFCRTDQQCICYLCSVDEHKGHDTVSAAAERTERQRELEGSRHNIQQRIQDREEEVKLLQQEVEAINGSADKAVEHSEKIFTQLIRLMEKRRSDVKQQVRSQQETEVSRVKELQEKLEQEITELKRKDAELKKLSHTEDHNQFLHNYPSLSALSESTHSSSINIRPLKYFEDVTAAVSELRDKLQDVLRDTWTNISLTVTQVDVLLSPPKTMTRADFLRFSCEITLDPNTAHRHLLLSEGNRKATVSQHQSYSDHPDRFTVWIQVLSRESLTGRCYWEVERREGRGGVGVAVAYKNISRAENSSECLFGYNDKSWMLYCSTDGSNFWYNKVQTPVSGRRSSRVGVYLDHSAGILSFYSVSDSMTLLHRVQTTFTQPLYAGLKFGSLFFSSGGSAEFCELK